A single window of Nicotiana sylvestris chromosome 3, ASM39365v2, whole genome shotgun sequence DNA harbors:
- the LOC104228110 gene encoding BIIDXI-like protein At5g11420 — protein sequence MKMKKTAILIVLLCATISVVLSVNDGLLPNGNFEQGPKPSQLKGTRVTNPHAIPHWEISGYVEYIKSGQTQGDMLLPVPEGAFAVRLGEDASIKTRITNFTKGTFYSLSFNFARTCAQEEKLNVSVSPNSEPNDWGMLPMQTMYSSDGWDSYSWGFLAEANEIDIMLHNPAIEKDPACGPLIDFIALKALKNPHRPKGNMLKNGNFEEGPYIFPNTSWGVLIPPNIEDDHSPLPGWMIESLKAVKYIDAAHFTVPEGKRAIELVAGRESAIAQVVITTKGKVYDLMFSVGDASNSCQGSMLIEAFAGQITLRVPYESKGSGGFKRAKLRFKAVSERTRVRFLSTYYHMKSDHSGSLCGPVVDDVRLVGVRHP from the exons atgaaaatgaagaaaacagCAATACTGATAGTGCTGCTCTGTGCCACCATAAGTGTCGTTTTATCTGTAAATGATG GATTATTGCCTAATGGCAACTTCGAGCAAGGTCCAAAACCATCACAATTGAAGGGCACGAGAGTGACAAACCCTCACGCTATACCCCACTGGGAAATCTCAGGTTATGTAGAATACATCAAATCAGGCCAAACACAAGGTGACATGCTACTTCCAGTGCCAGAAGGAGCTTTTGCTGTTAGGCTTGGGGAAGACGCATCCATCAAAACCAGAATCACGAACTTCACTAAAGGAACTTTCTACTCTTTGTCCTTCAACTTTGCTAGGACCTGTGCGCAAGAAGAGAAACTCAACGTGTCTGTGTCGCCTAACAGCGAGCCTAATGACTGGGGAATGCTTCCAATGCAGACCATGTATAGTAGTGATGGTTGGGACTCTTATTCGTGGGGTTTCTTGGCCGAAGCCAATGAAATTGACATCATGTTACACAATCCTGCAATTGAGAAGGACCCAGCTTGTGGTCCTCTCATTGATTTCATTGCTCTCAAGGCTTTGAAAAACCCTCATAGACCAAAAG GCAACATGTTGAAGAACGGAAACTTTGAGGAGGGTCCATATATCTTCCCCAACACAAGCTGGGGAGTTCTAATTCCTCCAAATATTGAGGATGATCACTCACCATTGCCCGGATGGATGATTGAATCTCTCAAGGCAGTAAAATACATTGATGCTGCACACTTCACCGTGCCGGAGGGCAAGCGCGCCATCGAACTTGTGGCCGGTAGAGAAAGTGCAATAGCACAAGTAGTGATAACTACAAAAGGAAAGGTCTACGACCTCATGTTCTCGGTAGGAGATGCCAGCAATTCCTGCCAAGGGTCTATGCTTATAGAAGCATTTGCCGGCCAGATCACTTTGCGAGTCCCCTATGAATCCAAAGGTAGTGGAGGATTCAAACGAGCCAAGCTTCGGTTCAAAGCAGTTTCTGAGCGCACCAGGGTCAGGTTCTTGAGCACATACTATCACATGAAGAGCGATCACTCTGGCTCCTTGTGTGGTCCTGTGGTTGATGATGTGAGATTAGTTGGAGTTCGCCATCCATAA